The Belonocnema kinseyi isolate 2016_QV_RU_SX_M_011 chromosome 2, B_treatae_v1, whole genome shotgun sequence nucleotide sequence CTTtacttaaagattcattattttacttaaaaagacaCAAACTCctagtttcgttaaaaatacaactgtttcgttaaaaaaatatatttgctgtttaaattcaactgttttataaaaaatcagtattttggcttaaaatttcaacaatttgaatgaattggttttcttgactaaaaaatctttatttgttgaacattttttgtttttatggtttgaaaattcatctcgtttggttgacaattagtattttttggtagaaaattaatcttcttggttgaaaattcgttcctcgtagtagaaatttaatatttttgtttaaatatcaactattacattttttgttgaaaatcaatctattcTAGGTTAATATTTACCTATCTGGttagaaaaacaaatatttctttgaaaatttaactgtttcgttaaaacattgttgttgttttttttttgttgctgaaatatcaactattatattttttttagaattcagcgttttctttgaaattcaacttttaagttaaaaattactttgtttttgggaaaaatcaaggtatttttttgaaaatgcaactgttttttgttgaattttaatatattttgtttgcattttgtcgtaaattcaagtatttggttaaaagctcatctttttaaatccaaaattcaattgttttgttgcaaattcatctattttgacaaaaatggacATCGTTTGTGGAAAAAATAAATGTCTtccggaaatttaataatttcgttgaaaatgaaactatttttggtAGGAGTTTActcctttttgtttgaatatctgaacatttagtttagaatttgtgtttaaaattgtttaagttcaaatcctttgttgaaaattgaattattttcttaagaaggactcctttttgtcgaaaattcaactgatttattaaaaattcgtcattttgcattaaaaatttatcttttacggtAGAAANNNNNNNNNNNNNNNNNNNNNNNNNNNNNNNNNNNNNNNNNNNNNNNNNNNNNNNNNNNNNNNNNNNNNNNNNNNNNNNNNNNNNNNNNNNNNNNNNNNNaaagttttaaattttacactgTAATTGTTTTATGCCAATTATAAAAAGattctttgttaaacattttacaaGAATAAATTTCTGGTTACTGAAGATTAATGgtcaggaaaatgaaaaattggtcagagaAAAATTGGGGAAAAGTCaggcaattttgaaaatgaagtttttcgatCACCCTACAATTACTTTATGCCGAGAAAATAATAGTActtctaatttataaaattttctctcGAACTTTagataaaatgaaatattacgaaCGATATTCGTTTAGAACTTAGAATTTAGAGAGAGAAATGGAAATTTTCGCACTAATGAATTAgaccaaaatgttaattttatgaaTAGAAGCTGACTGACCGATTTTAAACAATCTTGAACTCTTGTTAAATTCCTTTAATAGTGCAAATATGGTTGATTTATGAGACTTATTATAAAGTGTTAttatattcttttagaatattctgaaatccgtttataatttattatctgtAATACTTTCGACTAATAGTGTCCTATTTATACCTGGTATAGAGCTTTTCGAATACAATAGGAGAGCAGCTGATCAATTGTAAGTTTTACAATGCGTGGGCGTGGTTTCTAACAGAGTAAGTCTAATTCGTTTCAAACTAGAACTATACCTGATAGTTATACTCATTACAGTGAActgattcaattatttatttgcgcTATAGATTGTATGTATTTATCTTAGTTTACCTCTACacatataaaatattagaaaaaccaaATTGTGTATACCTGTAAGAATTCACATTACCCTTGcattataatttcttaaattattctaaataattcaacttcCAAACGAAATTCTCTTCTGGTTTTGGAAACTGGAATATATTTATGATGCTTTCTTTGACTCCTTGCGTTCCTTGGCTTCGAAATTTTCGTATGTCTCGATACAGCATTTAAAGAGAGTGTTAGCAAAATCGCAATATTCGTCGTGTACTTTAGCTGTAAGATTAAAATACtattataataaatatcattataagttcccttttttttaattgaaatttttatgcaCCTTCTTCAAAGCAAATTTCTTTTAATGCTGCTGCTTTCTTAGATTCAAGCTCAGTGTCTTCTGCAAATTCTTCCATGAATTGGTCTATATTAAACTTTCTATCGGCACCCcactacaaaatattattaatcatacGATGAAATCCGGTTggtatttcaaattagaaataagAAATCGCTTCAATTGTTAAACCAATATACTTGAAATTCGTAACTTACAAGTCCGTCTTTCTCAAACATACAAGCCATCAAGCACTTCAACTTTTCGGCCTGCCAATAATTCTCGGTAGTTCTGATAATTTCTATATaggaacaataattttatttattgaaaattttcacaaataaagatTCTTATCTTCAatcaatttattgttaaataaaaccaATATTAATTATAGTTCTCACCATCTGATACTCCAAGTTGTTTTTTACACTCAGTAAAATGTTCTAGTCGCACGTCTGATTCCATACGTCGAATTCTGACAAAACAAAGTGTACTTGTCTGTTTATGAAAAAAGTCTTATATGAATAcgggaaaataaataataataaaagaattattcacTCTTATTTACCACTTGAAGAAGTAATAGAACAGCTGAAAGTATTTGGAGCTTCATGTTTATTACTCTGAGACAAGTATCAATCTACCAAAATACTGCATATCTCGGCAGGAAGTATGCAAAAGTTGATTGGCAAATAATTATGGGtcattatatttgaaattgcatATCCGTGAAACCCGACCCCCTTCAACTTTAATGAAACTGTTTCGCTGGGTTCTTGTTTATGGTATTATGTTTTGCAAAAATGCTAAAGGATTCGTAAAAAAGACGATCAGCCTtaaagacatttttgaaaattttaagtttttttatgggtaagttatttgaatgtatttttcaaaatttggtaaaatgtCCAACACTTATACACTAATGCTCCAAACTCAATCGcaataaaaaacattcaattgcataataatttatacatatttttttctaattttatatattattataattatttcaaagtctatttatatacatttataattttttgtttatatattgaaTCAGAAgagaattttatatataattactgtattttcaattaaaacaaaaatgataaacttAGATGTTActagagaaaaatttaatagttatagTATTTATGAAtggagactccggattctataaatAACCCGCCGCTTTAGGCCGCTCCAATtattggcccctgatggcttgaaaattaattttcgaaaatttaactttctgacACATCAATTTGTAGTAAATTCCATAGCGCATATTTTTCTCTCGGCAAAAAAGTATTAACTTTTAcagtttctgtaaaaaatacaaaataaaacttaacttttcagaccagaaaatttactaaatattttcaattcaacttaCCCTGAAAGACAAAgttctttatattttaagataaaaatttgagaacTGGTTCGTCAAACTGTTCTTAAGATAttgtgtaattgaaaattgattggttttgttaaatgaaaaagttttacatttttttgacaagCAGTATCTAAATAAAATGACACAATTTTCAAATGCTTCGTTTATCGAGAAAATTTTGAGTAAGCCCAAACTTTcagtgataaaaatgtttattaggatataatgaaattttctgaaaaatttccactttaattgaattattcgttaaaaaaataggACCATTCTAATCATTGATCAAGTGTGTACACTTTGGAGCGTCGAACTGCTCGACCACAGCCGTTGCGTCACGTCGTCGGGCCCCTGGACTGGCATCACTTTAgtctatttatttgtttaaactattaaataaaaatggtaacaaaTAGCCACAAACCGTTATTTTATATTAGGGCATAATCTCTAAGTATTTACATCTTACATCACATATACGTATTTACACTTATTAGATAAAAATGGTTTAGAAcatattaaatactttttgtaaaaGCAGCCCGAATAAAGTTCGTAGAAAATCTTATGCAGAACATAATAAACCGATACAGTATTAtagagattaaataaaaattacggcTAATTTCGGAAgtgaaaataaaatggaaaacttAGATCAACTATTTTTAAGTACCGAACACatccttaatattttaaatgtattactcaataaaaaagaatatagttTCCTTTATTTCCAGTAGTTCAAAGCAGTATTTACATATGAAATATGCCCTAATTGTTAGTTAagcaaattttgacaaaataaaaatattaaagaatataatattcaaagttaataatttattctttcttcACTTTCATAAGTATTGaaacttttatcttttcaaaggaagaatGTACAAATACATACcttgtttttctttactttgctAAGATTATCAGACCAATTTTCTTCACTTCTATTTGTCTTTCTACCTCCACTTAAAGTTTCCGGCAAActcgatatttatttttttagtgattCATTTTCAATGCATATAGATATATTTGCATATAGGaatcaaattcaatgttttctaaattttaagagATGTGTAATACTTTCCTAGCTAatcttcaaaatgaattgaagattcactctttttttatttacattatgtTTCTACTGTACAACTATTTAAAGACATTGTTTACATAGTTGTATTCTATCAGGCTAAATGGCACGGTGCCACCAGGCTTCGAATTTATCGCCTCTCACACGATCAGTCAATGCTATTTGAATGCTCTTATTTtgttaacgaaaaattcaattaaagtgaaacttttaagaaaacttcattatatcttgataaaaatttctttcgCTGAAAGTTTGGGCTTACTCAAAATTCTTTCGATAaacaaagcttttgaaaattgtcTCACTTTATTTTGATACTGcttgtcaaaaaaatgtataacttttttatgtaatgaaaccaatcaattttcaattacacaaTATCTTAAGAACAGTTTGACGGACCAgttctcaaatttttatcttaaaatataaagaactttgtctttcggagcgagttgaagtgaaaatatttagtaaattttctgGTCTGAagaattaagtttattttttacagaaacggTAAAAGATACCACTTTTTTGCTTAGAtaaaaaagatgcgccatgaaatGTACTACAAAGTGATAttttagaaagttaaattttcgaaaactgattttcaagccttCAAGGGCCACCTCGAGCGGCCTAAAGTGGCCAGGTAAATTTTATCcggggttatagaatccggagtctcaattataAAGAGTGTTTAGATGTTTAACAAGTTTTCCTTATTTAACTAATGaatctgtaattgaaaattaaaatttttctataaattatatctattttatgGATACATGTTAAAATCGTGAAGAAGTTGTTTTGCCGACTTAAATTTGATATTCGAATTGACGATATTCCAAACATACAGAAATAAtgattatcttaattttttataaaatttgagatATCACGTTTTGTTCGCATACTGACTActcgtttcattaaaaaaataattaaaagtaaaaaatttaattggtcaAATTGTTATAGCAAAATGATTAcatttcgaaagaattaattttacatttcaatttgatcaattttcaaaattttattcttaaatgcttcaattttaaatttaatattcaatttaaactcgaattaaattttatattggccttttcgttttttctcgattaaaaaatttgttccgaTTGACTTACATACTTTTGTCGCGACACTCTTCTACAGTATAAGAACTTATGACTAAAGTgcttaattaattcaaaatatatatttttgaacaattcaGCTCTTTTCAGTGCAATACAACTCTtacttaaaatatgaaattattttatgaatagcTGCTAATGGAACAAACATGATCTCAAACATACTTGTAccctgcatttttatttaagaaatatgtaTGAAATATGATAAAGGACAATAATCGCGAGCATATAGTGCTCGTGCCTGTATGCTAATacatagaaaaattcaaattcgtcAGGGTATGTTATTGCACTGTGGAAATTAGAAACTGGCATAAAAAACATATCGAGGATACAGTACATTTTCCAACAAAGCGACCCCTTTTGTTTCTCCGTATACAGTTTTTTTCCCTGACCGACCCCATTCATTCTTCAGCGTGTTAAAATAAAGCCGGCGATCAATGGGAGTCGCTCGCACCTTTTCGAAGAAGGAAATCAACATTATCGGGAACAATGAAAAATCTTCTGCGGAACGAAAGGGTATTTCGTAACCAAAAAGACAGTCATGTTTCTTGTTCGTTCTTTGAAGTTAATCGGAACGCTGGCTTTTGAGCGCTCAAACCGCCTCCTGTCAATCCAGGTCGAGAAACTATTATCATTATATACGCTCGATCGACAATGGGAGCTTGTTATTAAGATCCTAAAAATGgggaattaattaaataaataccaAGATCCTCGAGGCACTGATCCGTTAAAGCGTGACCAGCAACTCATTTCAAAATGCTGTGGTTAAAAGTCCGGAAAAAATCGCCGCAAGACAAAATATGGGAAACTGAGTACCTTGTTTAATTAATGATATTCCTGTTCATTGCGCGATTTCCGAGTTACTCAAATATTTTCGATTAGAATACAAATTGCGCGacccattattaaaatttatacaaaaatttcgaaaaatgtatattCTATATGAAAATGcacttctttaattgaaattagttcataatttttaagaagGAATTTCTTACAAAGAAAGTTCATTTTGTAACCTAATATCAGCTTGGGGAATTCTATTAATCACgtgacgccttctgggacactttaaatgacacaataaacatctgcgaacatggggaaagaataattctactaggagacatgaacggttgggtgggcatccaaaaNNNNNNNNNNNNNNNNNNNNNNNNNNNNNNNNNNNNNNNNNNNNNNNNNNNNNNNNNNNNNNNNNNNNNNNNNNNNNNNNNNNNNNNNNNNNNNNNNNNNctatcccatccacacactactcctttcccctgccgagtgagtcacgcctaccccgaaagggaaatggcttaatggtgtaataataataataataataatatcgtaAGAACGTTTTCTGTAATTTTAGACCACCCACTCACCCTTATTTTTAGGGTTTGTAAGATTGCTGTGACTTCCCCAACTTCATTTTGCgtaagatattatatttttaataaatatatacatgCACAATATTTCCATTATATCCCCTGGAATAAAGGTTTCAAACGATTACAatgaattttaaggtatttcaaaaaataaacaaatttaaagatatttttaagcctttttatggattttaaaatattttaagaaaatgcgCAATTTTTAGGATTTGACCATAAGAATTATGAGGTCTGaagagattttaagtgatttagaaatgtttggttaaaagtggcgggattttaaaggatgttaAGGAATACCAAAGTAtaacacgaattttcaaggatGTCAGCTGATTTTTATTGGATTCCCaagatttgaaggtatttcataagatttcaaaacattttcaaggattttgaggaattttaggaGATTCTGAAAGATTCGTacggatttcaaacatttaaatcaattttaacggGATTCCAATTATTTCAAGGGATcttgtaatatttcgaaatatttcatggaatttaaaggattttaatcaaTTGTTAAGGATTTTAAGTCAAGCGATTTGAAGATATAACGAaagtatttttatgtaaaatatgaagaaatgtcatcagattttgaagaattttaagttatttttacggATTTAAAGCTGTTCCCGTGTAAAAATTCAAAGGTGGGCTGGTCGGGTACCCGACCAGTTGACTCCATTTTAAGTCGGGGGCTAATTGGGACTACTGATTAGTGTCCCCGACCAGTTCCGTCGCGGTGCATTAGTCGGTGGCTGGCCAGTCGACCTGACTTATCCCAATCAGGGTCTAGTCGGGTACTGGTAGGGTTCATACAATAACAGGAATGTCCACAAAAAATAGTCTtgactttaagattttcaaaagcaGAACAtcgctaaaaaaaaaaaacttcaaaacagAGAAAAATGCAAACGTTAAAAAGAACTATATTCTACTTCACTAGAGTGAAACTTTTtgtaagaacaaaaattataatagttttgAAACAGCATTTTATTTCCCTGTTTTATATAGAATAACGTATACATAGTTCAAGAATCAATCTTATACTTGATTAtgttaaatttacttgaaatttgacCGAATAGGTGTGCAATACAaatcttaacctcaaaatttaatttttgcattttactaaaaaaaaagtatttgatatTTTTCGCGTTCTCCAAATTTcctaatttgtatttaaattatagaattatCGCCATAGATGGGaagtatttctaatttaaaatgttgaaacttcTTGCGTGAAATAAattaagagtttgaatttttcagGCTAGAATTCTAACtctttttcaagtattttgtacaaaaagtattaaaattagacATTCTCAATCAAATATTATTGTACTGGTATGCTAGCGAAATCAAATTAACTTAATCGTATTACGCTAACCATATAAGAATGAACTTACCTTcacaaacatttaattattcccCTGctatatcaataatattttttttcggctGAGGCAGATGGAAATTGAGATTAGAAAAGATCGACACTACCGCTCGCAGCGGCGAAGATTAGAGAATATAAAGTCCAAAATGGACAGTCTTAAAGTCTCTTTGAATTGATCATAAAAATGTTCCACAAGATTTTAATGTTTAACtgtgtttaatttttctttccaaacATGTAAGtcgtttttgtgaaaattttattaaacgtgtttttattgattaaaaaagtgaataattgcGCTTCTGTGCATATTAACTCATTATATATGATACTCTGTCAGAAACTTTAAAACAAGAATAGCCCGGCCAGAGCCAGTCCTCGACTAGGGACATTGCCTAAAAATGTTCTCCGACTAGTCCCCGACTATAGTGTCCGATTTTTATTGGGGCCATTTCTACACGGGATTCGATACTTTCAcgggatttcaacgaatttgaagaaatttcaaaatatcacaAACTATATTTGGggtattcataaaatttcaaaagatccaacggaatttcaaaggatttccgaatatttaaagaaaattgaagatttcaaagaatttgtatggctttttaaagattttaatcaaataaaaaatattttaaagtatttcaagagaTTGGCAAAGATTCCCAttggattaaaaagatttcaatcaattttaaaaagacttcaaaaatttgaatgaatctcGTAACATTTCGCAATATTTCACAGATTT carries:
- the LOC117167583 gene encoding uncharacterized protein LOC117167583 — translated: MKLQILSAVLLLLQVTSTLCFVRIRRMESDVRLEHFTECKKQLGVSDEIIRTTENYWQAEKLKCLMACMFEKDGLWGADRKFNIDQFMEEFAEDTELESKKAAALKEICFEEAKVHDEYCDFANTLFKCCIETYENFEAKERKESKKAS